One region of Erythrolamprus reginae isolate rEryReg1 chromosome 12, rEryReg1.hap1, whole genome shotgun sequence genomic DNA includes:
- the DUSP2 gene encoding dual specificity protein phosphatase 2: MVIEVVVPLESSGLARLLRDPHESGRTLVLDCRPFLAYCQAHLLDARPVPWNGLLRRRSRGRSGVSLERLVPDRALLARLRKGELAHLVVLDEGGGSAAALRPDSLARLLLNALLREERAGAAHIYLLQGGFEHFQANFPELCAVAPPTLAPSSAALRSPEDNGAEVVTPLYDQNGPVEILPFLYLGSCYHSSNREVLESLGITAVLNVSSSCPNYFEGHFLYKSIPVEDNHMADISIWFQEAIDFIDSVKASGGHVLVHCQAGISRSATICLAYLIQSRRVRLEEAFDFIKQRRGVISPNFGFMGQLLQFETEVLCH; the protein is encoded by the exons ATGGTCATCGAGGTGGTGGTGCCGCTGGAGAGCTCCGGCTTGGCGCGCTTGCTGCGCGACCCGCACGAGAGCGGCCGGACGCTGGTGCTGGACTGCCGGCCCTTCCTGGCTTACTGCCAGGCGCACCTGCTGGACGCCCGGCCGGTCCCCTGGAACGGGCTGCTGCGGCGGCGGTCGCGGGGCCGGAGCGGCGTCAGCTTGGAGCGGCTGGTGCCGGATCGGGCGCTGCTGGCCCGGCTGCGCAAAGGCGAGCTGGCCCATCTGGTGGTGCTGGACGAAGGCGGCGGCTCCGCGGCGGCCCTCAGGCCGGACAGCCTGGCCCGGCTGCTGCTCAACGCGCTGCTGCGGGAGGAGAGGGCCGGCGCCGCGCACATCTACCTGCTGCAAG GTGGATTCGAACACTTCCAAGCCAACTTCCCAGAATTGTGCGCAGTGGCCCCACCTACCTTGGCGCCTTCCTCGGCAGCCTTGAGAAGCCCTGAAGACAATGGCGCAGAAGTGGTGACTCCCTTGTATGACCAG AATGGACCCGTAGAGATCCTACCCTTCCTTTACTTGGGTAGCTGTTACCATTCTTCCAACCGAGAGGTGCTGGAGTCCCTGGGAATCACGGCGGTCCTTAACGTCTCTTCCAGTTGCCCCAACTACTTCGAAGGACACTTCCTGTACAAGAGCATCCCGGTAGAAGATAACCACATGGCCGATATCAGCATATGGTTCCAGGAAGCCATAGATTTCATTG ACTCCGTCAAGGCCAGCGGTGGGCACGTGCTGGTACACTGCCAAGCGGGCATCTCTCGCTCCGCCACCATCTGCCTTGCCTACTTGATCCAGAGCCGTCGGGTGCGGCTGGAAGAAGCCTTCGACTTCATCAAGCAGCGCCGCGGAGTCATCTCGCCCAACTTCGGCTTCATGGGACAGCTCCTCCAGTTCGAGACCGAGGTCCTCTGCCATTAG